The following are encoded together in the Methanomassiliicoccales archaeon genome:
- a CDS encoding zinc-ribbon domain-containing protein → MTISVLLVIVAVAPALLILFYMVKLRIFEPIGLTSKIKGSLHDFYATLRQAPKSTRPKVQIRGSKNKSLVCQICLGMIKDGLDYAVCACGKIFHLVCIQRTGFCPYCEEIFSDNNPKWKLISNEGRALFYVGNKTDSQLVDSFRCPICGAHNPLTSDSCKCGAIFVHEGEIFLCPSCGAYVREQDERCSNCGELFERYELDICPFCGATIENADACDKCGTVFGNKCPECGHELEPEESICMYCGTVFELIQPTASLHSSVADLRHD, encoded by the coding sequence GTGACTATCTCGGTCCTTCTTGTCATCGTGGCGGTTGCTCCAGCATTGCTAATCCTTTTCTACATGGTCAAATTAAGAATCTTCGAGCCAATAGGTCTCACATCGAAAATAAAAGGATCATTACACGATTTCTATGCCACGTTAAGGCAAGCACCGAAGTCAACTCGACCAAAAGTACAGATCCGGGGCTCCAAGAATAAGTCTCTCGTATGTCAGATTTGCCTCGGGATGATAAAAGATGGACTAGACTATGCGGTCTGTGCTTGTGGGAAGATATTTCATTTGGTCTGTATCCAGCGCACTGGGTTCTGCCCCTATTGTGAAGAAATATTTTCGGATAATAATCCAAAATGGAAGCTTATTTCGAATGAAGGACGAGCATTGTTTTATGTGGGTAACAAGACTGATAGCCAGTTGGTCGATTCGTTCAGGTGTCCAATTTGTGGTGCTCACAATCCTTTAACCAGCGACTCCTGCAAATGTGGTGCGATTTTTGTACACGAAGGGGAGATATTCCTCTGCCCTTCTTGCGGAGCATATGTTCGAGAGCAAGACGAGAGGTGTTCGAATTGCGGTGAGCTCTTCGAGAGATATGAACTTGATATCTGCCCGTTTTGTGGAGCAACCATCGAGAATGCAGATGCATGTGATAAGTGTGGAACGGTCTTCGGTAATAAATGCCCCGAATGCGGCCACGAGTTAGAACCCGAAGAGTCTATCTGCATGTACTGCGGAACGGTCTTTGAATTGATTCAACCTACTGCGTCGCTGCATTCTAGTGTAGCTGATCTAAGGCACGACTAA